The Sander lucioperca isolate FBNREF2018 chromosome 15, SLUC_FBN_1.2, whole genome shotgun sequence genome window below encodes:
- the mapk8a gene encoding mitogen-activated protein kinase 8 isoform X2, producing the protein MIITLRALFEQGRTFLDAQKTVIKDFAMNKNKREREFYSLDVGDSTFTVLKRYQNLRPIGSGAQGIVCSAYDQILDRNVAIKKLSRPFQNQTHAKRAYRELVLMKCVNHKNIIGLLNVFTPQKSLEEFQDVYLVMELMDANLCQVIQMELDHERLSYLLYQTLCGIKHLHAAGIIHRDLKPSNIVVKSDCTLKILDFGLARTAATGLLMTPYVVTRYYRAPEVILGMGYQANVDVWSVGCIVAEMIRGSVLFPGTDHIDQWNKVIEQLGTPSQDFLMKLNQSVRTYVENRPRYAGYSFEKLFPDVLFPADSDHNKLKASQARDLLSKMLVIDASKRISVDEALQHPYINVWYDPAEVEAPPPKILEKQLDEREHTVEEWKVLIYKEVSEWEEWTRNGVIRGQPPPLGAAVIESPPQPTSSSSSANDVSSMSTEPTDPSSDPTMTSETDSSLDSHTSLSALACCR; encoded by the exons ATGATCATAACACTGCGGGCTCTCTTCGAACAAGGG aggacaTTTTTGGATGCACAGAAAACAGTAATCAAAGATTTCGCCATGAACAAaaacaagagagaaagagagttctACAGCCTCGATGTTGGGGATTCGACGTTCACAGTACTGAAGCGATACCAGAATCTAAGACCCATCGGCTCAGGAGCACAGGGAATCGTCTG CTCTGCTTACGACCAAATCCTTGACCGAAATGTTGCCATCAAGAAGCTGAGTCGGCCGTTTCAAAATCAAACCCATGCCAAGAGGGCGTACAGAGAGCTAGTCCTAATGAAATGTGTCAATCACAAAAAT ATCATTGGCCTTCTAAATGTATTTACACCACAAAAATCATTAGAAGAGTTCCAAGATGT ATACTTGGTGATGGAGCTGATGGATGCCAACTTGTGCCAAGTCATTCAGATGGAGCTGGACCATGAGAGGCTGTCCTATCTCCTCTATCAGACGTTGTGTGGTATCAAACACCTCCATGCTGCAGGCATAATTCACAGG GACCTCAAGCCCAGTAACATAGTTGTCAAGTCAGATTGTACACTGAAGATTTTGGACTTTGGCTTGGCTCGGACGGCTGCCACGGGCCTCCTGATGACACCGTATGTGGTAACGCGCTACTACAGAGCACCAGAGGTTATCCTGGGCATGGGCTACCAAGCCAATG TGGACGTATGGTCAGTGGGCTGCATAGTGGCCGAGATGATCAGGGGAAGCGTGTTGTTCCCTGGCACTGATC ACATCGACCAGTGGAACAAGGTAATTGAGCAGCTAGGCACTCCATCTCAGGATTTTCTCATGAAGCTGAACCAGTCAGTAAGAACGTACGTAGAAAACAGGCCACGCTATGCTGGGTACAGCTTTGAGAAACTCTTCCCAGATGTGCTCTTCCCTGCCGACTCTGACCACAATAAACTGAAAG CAAGCCAAGCAAGAGACCTCTTATCCAAGATGTTAGTGATTGATGCCTCCAAGCGCATCTCTGTAGATGAGGCCCTGCAGCACCCCTATATTAATGTTTGGTACGACCCAGCTGAAGTGGAAGCA cCACCTCCAAAGATCTTAGAGAAACAGCTGGATGAGAGGGAGCATACCGTGGAAGAGTGGAAAG TGCTAATTTATAAGGAAGTGAGTGAATGGGAGGAGTGGACAAGAAATGGTGTGATAAGAGGCCAGCCACCTCCTTTAG GTGCAGCAGTGATCGAAAGCCCCCCTCAGCCcacgtcctcctcctcttcggCCAACGATGTCTCGTCCATGTCCACAGAGCCCACTGACCCCAGCAGTGACCCCACCATGacctctgaaacagacagcagcttGGACAGCCACACCTCTCTGAGTGCACTGGCCTGCTGCAgataa
- the mapk8a gene encoding mitogen-activated protein kinase 8 isoform X3, with protein MTERTFLDAQKTVIKDFAMNKNKREREFYSLDVGDSTFTVLKRYQNLRPIGSGAQGIVCSAYDQILDRNVAIKKLSRPFQNQTHAKRAYRELVLMKCVNHKNIIGLLNVFTPQKSLEEFQDVYLVMELMDANLCQVIQMELDHERLSYLLYQTLCGIKHLHAAGIIHRDLKPSNIVVKSDCTLKILDFGLARTAATGLLMTPYVVTRYYRAPEVILGMGYQANVDIWSVGCILAEMVRHKILFPGRDYIDQWNKVIEQLGTPSQDFLMKLNQSVRTYVENRPRYAGYSFEKLFPDVLFPADSDHNKLKASQARDLLSKMLVIDASKRISVDEALQHPYINVWYDPAEVEAPPPKILEKQLDEREHTVEEWKVLIYKEVSEWEEWTRNGVIRGQPPPLGAAVIESPPQPTSSSSSANDVSSMSTEPTDPSSDPTMTSETDSSLDSHTSLSALACCR; from the exons ATGACAGAG aggacaTTTTTGGATGCACAGAAAACAGTAATCAAAGATTTCGCCATGAACAAaaacaagagagaaagagagttctACAGCCTCGATGTTGGGGATTCGACGTTCACAGTACTGAAGCGATACCAGAATCTAAGACCCATCGGCTCAGGAGCACAGGGAATCGTCTG CTCTGCTTACGACCAAATCCTTGACCGAAATGTTGCCATCAAGAAGCTGAGTCGGCCGTTTCAAAATCAAACCCATGCCAAGAGGGCGTACAGAGAGCTAGTCCTAATGAAATGTGTCAATCACAAAAAT ATCATTGGCCTTCTAAATGTATTTACACCACAAAAATCATTAGAAGAGTTCCAAGATGT ATACTTGGTGATGGAGCTGATGGATGCCAACTTGTGCCAAGTCATTCAGATGGAGCTGGACCATGAGAGGCTGTCCTATCTCCTCTATCAGACGTTGTGTGGTATCAAACACCTCCATGCTGCAGGCATAATTCACAGG GACCTCAAGCCCAGTAACATAGTTGTCAAGTCAGATTGTACACTGAAGATTTTGGACTTTGGCTTGGCTCGGACGGCTGCCACGGGCCTCCTGATGACACCGTATGTGGTAACGCGCTACTACAGAGCACCAGAGGTTATCCTGGGCATGGGCTACCAAGCCAATG TGGACATATGGTCTGTGGGCTGCATACTGGCGGAAATGGTTCGCCATAAAATCCTCTTCCCAGGAAGGGATT ACATCGACCAGTGGAACAAGGTAATTGAGCAGCTAGGCACTCCATCTCAGGATTTTCTCATGAAGCTGAACCAGTCAGTAAGAACGTACGTAGAAAACAGGCCACGCTATGCTGGGTACAGCTTTGAGAAACTCTTCCCAGATGTGCTCTTCCCTGCCGACTCTGACCACAATAAACTGAAAG CAAGCCAAGCAAGAGACCTCTTATCCAAGATGTTAGTGATTGATGCCTCCAAGCGCATCTCTGTAGATGAGGCCCTGCAGCACCCCTATATTAATGTTTGGTACGACCCAGCTGAAGTGGAAGCA cCACCTCCAAAGATCTTAGAGAAACAGCTGGATGAGAGGGAGCATACCGTGGAAGAGTGGAAAG TGCTAATTTATAAGGAAGTGAGTGAATGGGAGGAGTGGACAAGAAATGGTGTGATAAGAGGCCAGCCACCTCCTTTAG GTGCAGCAGTGATCGAAAGCCCCCCTCAGCCcacgtcctcctcctcttcggCCAACGATGTCTCGTCCATGTCCACAGAGCCCACTGACCCCAGCAGTGACCCCACCATGacctctgaaacagacagcagcttGGACAGCCACACCTCTCTGAGTGCACTGGCCTGCTGCAgataa
- the mapk8a gene encoding mitogen-activated protein kinase 8 isoform X4 has product MIITLRALFEQGRTFLDAQKTVIKDFAMNKNKREREFYSLDVGDSTFTVLKRYQNLRPIGSGAQGIVCSAYDQILDRNVAIKKLSRPFQNQTHAKRAYRELVLMKCVNHKNIIGLLNVFTPQKSLEEFQDVYLVMELMDANLCQVIQMELDHERLSYLLYQTLCGIKHLHAAGIIHRDLKPSNIVVKSDCTLKILDFGLARTAATGLLMTPYVVTRYYRAPEVILGMGYQANDIDQWNKVIEQLGTPSQDFLMKLNQSVRTYVENRPRYAGYSFEKLFPDVLFPADSDHNKLKASQARDLLSKMLVIDASKRISVDEALQHPYINVWYDPAEVEAPPPKILEKQLDEREHTVEEWKVLIYKEVSEWEEWTRNGVIRGQPPPLGAAVIESPPQPTSSSSSANDVSSMSTEPTDPSSDPTMTSETDSSLDSHTSLSALACCR; this is encoded by the exons ATGATCATAACACTGCGGGCTCTCTTCGAACAAGGG aggacaTTTTTGGATGCACAGAAAACAGTAATCAAAGATTTCGCCATGAACAAaaacaagagagaaagagagttctACAGCCTCGATGTTGGGGATTCGACGTTCACAGTACTGAAGCGATACCAGAATCTAAGACCCATCGGCTCAGGAGCACAGGGAATCGTCTG CTCTGCTTACGACCAAATCCTTGACCGAAATGTTGCCATCAAGAAGCTGAGTCGGCCGTTTCAAAATCAAACCCATGCCAAGAGGGCGTACAGAGAGCTAGTCCTAATGAAATGTGTCAATCACAAAAAT ATCATTGGCCTTCTAAATGTATTTACACCACAAAAATCATTAGAAGAGTTCCAAGATGT ATACTTGGTGATGGAGCTGATGGATGCCAACTTGTGCCAAGTCATTCAGATGGAGCTGGACCATGAGAGGCTGTCCTATCTCCTCTATCAGACGTTGTGTGGTATCAAACACCTCCATGCTGCAGGCATAATTCACAGG GACCTCAAGCCCAGTAACATAGTTGTCAAGTCAGATTGTACACTGAAGATTTTGGACTTTGGCTTGGCTCGGACGGCTGCCACGGGCCTCCTGATGACACCGTATGTGGTAACGCGCTACTACAGAGCACCAGAGGTTATCCTGGGCATGGGCTACCAAGCCAATG ACATCGACCAGTGGAACAAGGTAATTGAGCAGCTAGGCACTCCATCTCAGGATTTTCTCATGAAGCTGAACCAGTCAGTAAGAACGTACGTAGAAAACAGGCCACGCTATGCTGGGTACAGCTTTGAGAAACTCTTCCCAGATGTGCTCTTCCCTGCCGACTCTGACCACAATAAACTGAAAG CAAGCCAAGCAAGAGACCTCTTATCCAAGATGTTAGTGATTGATGCCTCCAAGCGCATCTCTGTAGATGAGGCCCTGCAGCACCCCTATATTAATGTTTGGTACGACCCAGCTGAAGTGGAAGCA cCACCTCCAAAGATCTTAGAGAAACAGCTGGATGAGAGGGAGCATACCGTGGAAGAGTGGAAAG TGCTAATTTATAAGGAAGTGAGTGAATGGGAGGAGTGGACAAGAAATGGTGTGATAAGAGGCCAGCCACCTCCTTTAG GTGCAGCAGTGATCGAAAGCCCCCCTCAGCCcacgtcctcctcctcttcggCCAACGATGTCTCGTCCATGTCCACAGAGCCCACTGACCCCAGCAGTGACCCCACCATGacctctgaaacagacagcagcttGGACAGCCACACCTCTCTGAGTGCACTGGCCTGCTGCAgataa
- the mapk8a gene encoding mitogen-activated protein kinase 8 isoform X1, which translates to MIITLRALFEQGRTFLDAQKTVIKDFAMNKNKREREFYSLDVGDSTFTVLKRYQNLRPIGSGAQGIVCSAYDQILDRNVAIKKLSRPFQNQTHAKRAYRELVLMKCVNHKNIIGLLNVFTPQKSLEEFQDVYLVMELMDANLCQVIQMELDHERLSYLLYQTLCGIKHLHAAGIIHRDLKPSNIVVKSDCTLKILDFGLARTAATGLLMTPYVVTRYYRAPEVILGMGYQANVDIWSVGCILAEMVRHKILFPGRDYIDQWNKVIEQLGTPSQDFLMKLNQSVRTYVENRPRYAGYSFEKLFPDVLFPADSDHNKLKASQARDLLSKMLVIDASKRISVDEALQHPYINVWYDPAEVEAPPPKILEKQLDEREHTVEEWKVLIYKEVSEWEEWTRNGVIRGQPPPLGAAVIESPPQPTSSSSSANDVSSMSTEPTDPSSDPTMTSETDSSLDSHTSLSALACCR; encoded by the exons ATGATCATAACACTGCGGGCTCTCTTCGAACAAGGG aggacaTTTTTGGATGCACAGAAAACAGTAATCAAAGATTTCGCCATGAACAAaaacaagagagaaagagagttctACAGCCTCGATGTTGGGGATTCGACGTTCACAGTACTGAAGCGATACCAGAATCTAAGACCCATCGGCTCAGGAGCACAGGGAATCGTCTG CTCTGCTTACGACCAAATCCTTGACCGAAATGTTGCCATCAAGAAGCTGAGTCGGCCGTTTCAAAATCAAACCCATGCCAAGAGGGCGTACAGAGAGCTAGTCCTAATGAAATGTGTCAATCACAAAAAT ATCATTGGCCTTCTAAATGTATTTACACCACAAAAATCATTAGAAGAGTTCCAAGATGT ATACTTGGTGATGGAGCTGATGGATGCCAACTTGTGCCAAGTCATTCAGATGGAGCTGGACCATGAGAGGCTGTCCTATCTCCTCTATCAGACGTTGTGTGGTATCAAACACCTCCATGCTGCAGGCATAATTCACAGG GACCTCAAGCCCAGTAACATAGTTGTCAAGTCAGATTGTACACTGAAGATTTTGGACTTTGGCTTGGCTCGGACGGCTGCCACGGGCCTCCTGATGACACCGTATGTGGTAACGCGCTACTACAGAGCACCAGAGGTTATCCTGGGCATGGGCTACCAAGCCAATG TGGACATATGGTCTGTGGGCTGCATACTGGCGGAAATGGTTCGCCATAAAATCCTCTTCCCAGGAAGGGATT ACATCGACCAGTGGAACAAGGTAATTGAGCAGCTAGGCACTCCATCTCAGGATTTTCTCATGAAGCTGAACCAGTCAGTAAGAACGTACGTAGAAAACAGGCCACGCTATGCTGGGTACAGCTTTGAGAAACTCTTCCCAGATGTGCTCTTCCCTGCCGACTCTGACCACAATAAACTGAAAG CAAGCCAAGCAAGAGACCTCTTATCCAAGATGTTAGTGATTGATGCCTCCAAGCGCATCTCTGTAGATGAGGCCCTGCAGCACCCCTATATTAATGTTTGGTACGACCCAGCTGAAGTGGAAGCA cCACCTCCAAAGATCTTAGAGAAACAGCTGGATGAGAGGGAGCATACCGTGGAAGAGTGGAAAG TGCTAATTTATAAGGAAGTGAGTGAATGGGAGGAGTGGACAAGAAATGGTGTGATAAGAGGCCAGCCACCTCCTTTAG GTGCAGCAGTGATCGAAAGCCCCCCTCAGCCcacgtcctcctcctcttcggCCAACGATGTCTCGTCCATGTCCACAGAGCCCACTGACCCCAGCAGTGACCCCACCATGacctctgaaacagacagcagcttGGACAGCCACACCTCTCTGAGTGCACTGGCCTGCTGCAgataa
- the mapk8a gene encoding mitogen-activated protein kinase 8 isoform X5 has protein sequence MNKNKREREFYSLDVGDSTFTVLKRYQNLRPIGSGAQGIVCSAYDQILDRNVAIKKLSRPFQNQTHAKRAYRELVLMKCVNHKNIIGLLNVFTPQKSLEEFQDVYLVMELMDANLCQVIQMELDHERLSYLLYQTLCGIKHLHAAGIIHRDLKPSNIVVKSDCTLKILDFGLARTAATGLLMTPYVVTRYYRAPEVILGMGYQANVDIWSVGCILAEMVRHKILFPGRDYIDQWNKVIEQLGTPSQDFLMKLNQSVRTYVENRPRYAGYSFEKLFPDVLFPADSDHNKLKASQARDLLSKMLVIDASKRISVDEALQHPYINVWYDPAEVEAPPPKILEKQLDEREHTVEEWKVLIYKEVSEWEEWTRNGVIRGQPPPLGAAVIESPPQPTSSSSSANDVSSMSTEPTDPSSDPTMTSETDSSLDSHTSLSALACCR, from the exons ATGAACAAaaacaagagagaaagagagttctACAGCCTCGATGTTGGGGATTCGACGTTCACAGTACTGAAGCGATACCAGAATCTAAGACCCATCGGCTCAGGAGCACAGGGAATCGTCTG CTCTGCTTACGACCAAATCCTTGACCGAAATGTTGCCATCAAGAAGCTGAGTCGGCCGTTTCAAAATCAAACCCATGCCAAGAGGGCGTACAGAGAGCTAGTCCTAATGAAATGTGTCAATCACAAAAAT ATCATTGGCCTTCTAAATGTATTTACACCACAAAAATCATTAGAAGAGTTCCAAGATGT ATACTTGGTGATGGAGCTGATGGATGCCAACTTGTGCCAAGTCATTCAGATGGAGCTGGACCATGAGAGGCTGTCCTATCTCCTCTATCAGACGTTGTGTGGTATCAAACACCTCCATGCTGCAGGCATAATTCACAGG GACCTCAAGCCCAGTAACATAGTTGTCAAGTCAGATTGTACACTGAAGATTTTGGACTTTGGCTTGGCTCGGACGGCTGCCACGGGCCTCCTGATGACACCGTATGTGGTAACGCGCTACTACAGAGCACCAGAGGTTATCCTGGGCATGGGCTACCAAGCCAATG TGGACATATGGTCTGTGGGCTGCATACTGGCGGAAATGGTTCGCCATAAAATCCTCTTCCCAGGAAGGGATT ACATCGACCAGTGGAACAAGGTAATTGAGCAGCTAGGCACTCCATCTCAGGATTTTCTCATGAAGCTGAACCAGTCAGTAAGAACGTACGTAGAAAACAGGCCACGCTATGCTGGGTACAGCTTTGAGAAACTCTTCCCAGATGTGCTCTTCCCTGCCGACTCTGACCACAATAAACTGAAAG CAAGCCAAGCAAGAGACCTCTTATCCAAGATGTTAGTGATTGATGCCTCCAAGCGCATCTCTGTAGATGAGGCCCTGCAGCACCCCTATATTAATGTTTGGTACGACCCAGCTGAAGTGGAAGCA cCACCTCCAAAGATCTTAGAGAAACAGCTGGATGAGAGGGAGCATACCGTGGAAGAGTGGAAAG TGCTAATTTATAAGGAAGTGAGTGAATGGGAGGAGTGGACAAGAAATGGTGTGATAAGAGGCCAGCCACCTCCTTTAG GTGCAGCAGTGATCGAAAGCCCCCCTCAGCCcacgtcctcctcctcttcggCCAACGATGTCTCGTCCATGTCCACAGAGCCCACTGACCCCAGCAGTGACCCCACCATGacctctgaaacagacagcagcttGGACAGCCACACCTCTCTGAGTGCACTGGCCTGCTGCAgataa
- the mapk8a gene encoding mitogen-activated protein kinase 8 isoform X6, whose product MIITLRALFEQGRTFLDAQKTVIKDFAMNKNKREREFYSLDVGDSTFTVLKRYQNLRPIGSGAQGIVCSAYDQILDRNVAIKKLSRPFQNQTHAKRAYRELVLMKCVNHKNIIGLLNVFTPQKSLEEFQDVYLVMELMDANLCQVIQMELDHERLSYLLYQTLCGIKHLHAAGIIHRDLKPSNIVVKSDCTLKILDFGLARTAATGLLMTPYVVTRYYRAPEVILGMGYQANVDIWSVGCILAEMVRHKILFPGRDYIDQWNKVIEQLGTPSQDFLMKLNQSVRTYVENRPRYAGYSFEKLFPDVLFPADSDHNKLKASQARDLLSKMLVIDASKRISVDEALQHPYINVWYDPAEVEAPPPKILEKQLDEREHTVEEWKVLIYKEVSEWEEWTRNGVIRGQPPPLAQVQQ is encoded by the exons ATGATCATAACACTGCGGGCTCTCTTCGAACAAGGG aggacaTTTTTGGATGCACAGAAAACAGTAATCAAAGATTTCGCCATGAACAAaaacaagagagaaagagagttctACAGCCTCGATGTTGGGGATTCGACGTTCACAGTACTGAAGCGATACCAGAATCTAAGACCCATCGGCTCAGGAGCACAGGGAATCGTCTG CTCTGCTTACGACCAAATCCTTGACCGAAATGTTGCCATCAAGAAGCTGAGTCGGCCGTTTCAAAATCAAACCCATGCCAAGAGGGCGTACAGAGAGCTAGTCCTAATGAAATGTGTCAATCACAAAAAT ATCATTGGCCTTCTAAATGTATTTACACCACAAAAATCATTAGAAGAGTTCCAAGATGT ATACTTGGTGATGGAGCTGATGGATGCCAACTTGTGCCAAGTCATTCAGATGGAGCTGGACCATGAGAGGCTGTCCTATCTCCTCTATCAGACGTTGTGTGGTATCAAACACCTCCATGCTGCAGGCATAATTCACAGG GACCTCAAGCCCAGTAACATAGTTGTCAAGTCAGATTGTACACTGAAGATTTTGGACTTTGGCTTGGCTCGGACGGCTGCCACGGGCCTCCTGATGACACCGTATGTGGTAACGCGCTACTACAGAGCACCAGAGGTTATCCTGGGCATGGGCTACCAAGCCAATG TGGACATATGGTCTGTGGGCTGCATACTGGCGGAAATGGTTCGCCATAAAATCCTCTTCCCAGGAAGGGATT ACATCGACCAGTGGAACAAGGTAATTGAGCAGCTAGGCACTCCATCTCAGGATTTTCTCATGAAGCTGAACCAGTCAGTAAGAACGTACGTAGAAAACAGGCCACGCTATGCTGGGTACAGCTTTGAGAAACTCTTCCCAGATGTGCTCTTCCCTGCCGACTCTGACCACAATAAACTGAAAG CAAGCCAAGCAAGAGACCTCTTATCCAAGATGTTAGTGATTGATGCCTCCAAGCGCATCTCTGTAGATGAGGCCCTGCAGCACCCCTATATTAATGTTTGGTACGACCCAGCTGAAGTGGAAGCA cCACCTCCAAAGATCTTAGAGAAACAGCTGGATGAGAGGGAGCATACCGTGGAAGAGTGGAAAG TGCTAATTTATAAGGAAGTGAGTGAATGGGAGGAGTGGACAAGAAATGGTGTGATAAGAGGCCAGCCACCTCCTTTAG CACAGGTGCAGCAGTGA
- the mapk8a gene encoding mitogen-activated protein kinase 8 isoform X7, giving the protein MIITLRALFEQGRTFLDAQKTVIKDFAMNKNKREREFYSLDVGDSTFTVLKRYQNLRPIGSGAQGIVCSAYDQILDRNVAIKKLSRPFQNQTHAKRAYRELVLMKCVNHKNIIGLLNVFTPQKSLEEFQDVYLVMELMDANLCQVIQMELDHERLSYLLYQTLCGIKHLHAAGIIHRDLKPSNIVVKSDCTLKILDFGLARTAATGLLMTPYVVTRYYRAPEVILGMGYQANVDIWSVGCILAEMVRHKILFPGRDCILGSF; this is encoded by the exons ATGATCATAACACTGCGGGCTCTCTTCGAACAAGGG aggacaTTTTTGGATGCACAGAAAACAGTAATCAAAGATTTCGCCATGAACAAaaacaagagagaaagagagttctACAGCCTCGATGTTGGGGATTCGACGTTCACAGTACTGAAGCGATACCAGAATCTAAGACCCATCGGCTCAGGAGCACAGGGAATCGTCTG CTCTGCTTACGACCAAATCCTTGACCGAAATGTTGCCATCAAGAAGCTGAGTCGGCCGTTTCAAAATCAAACCCATGCCAAGAGGGCGTACAGAGAGCTAGTCCTAATGAAATGTGTCAATCACAAAAAT ATCATTGGCCTTCTAAATGTATTTACACCACAAAAATCATTAGAAGAGTTCCAAGATGT ATACTTGGTGATGGAGCTGATGGATGCCAACTTGTGCCAAGTCATTCAGATGGAGCTGGACCATGAGAGGCTGTCCTATCTCCTCTATCAGACGTTGTGTGGTATCAAACACCTCCATGCTGCAGGCATAATTCACAGG GACCTCAAGCCCAGTAACATAGTTGTCAAGTCAGATTGTACACTGAAGATTTTGGACTTTGGCTTGGCTCGGACGGCTGCCACGGGCCTCCTGATGACACCGTATGTGGTAACGCGCTACTACAGAGCACCAGAGGTTATCCTGGGCATGGGCTACCAAGCCAATG TGGACATATGGTCTGTGGGCTGCATACTGGCGGAAATGGTTCGCCATAAAATCCTCTTCCCAGGAAGGGATTGTATCCTTGGGTCTTTTTAA